From a region of the Bacteroidia bacterium genome:
- a CDS encoding aquaporin, whose product MVLTQDIRAALAEFIGTFGLVFCGTGAIVINEQTGGAIGHIGIAVTFGLIVLAMIYAFGEISGAHLNPAVTIAFSLAGLFRPGQVLSYILSQTAGALSASAVLSLLFPATDNLGATLPAGTDMQSFILEFILTYFLMIVILNVSQGSKETGVLAGIAIGAMVGLEAMFAGPICGASMNPVRSLAPALISGNISSLWIYLIAPVAGAAGATYTWKWMRRKS is encoded by the coding sequence ATGGTACTTACGCAGGATATCAGGGCTGCTCTTGCTGAATTTATTGGCACCTTTGGTTTGGTATTTTGCGGTACCGGAGCCATTGTGATTAATGAGCAAACGGGTGGCGCAATCGGACATATTGGGATTGCAGTTACGTTCGGACTGATCGTTCTGGCAATGATCTATGCGTTCGGAGAAATATCGGGTGCACATTTGAACCCTGCCGTTACCATCGCCTTTTCATTGGCCGGACTTTTCAGGCCGGGACAAGTTCTATCTTATATTCTTTCACAAACTGCAGGGGCTTTGTCTGCATCTGCTGTTCTGAGTCTCCTTTTTCCCGCAACTGATAACCTTGGCGCTACACTTCCGGCGGGTACGGATATGCAGTCCTTTATTTTGGAATTCATACTTACGTATTTTCTGATGATTGTGATCCTGAATGTTTCACAGGGATCAAAGGAGACAGGTGTGTTGGCAGGTATTGCAATTGGAGCAATGGTAGGTTTGGAAGCGATGTTTGCCGGTCCTATCTGCGGCGCCTCTATGAATCCGGTACGCAGTCTGGCCCCCGCACTGATCTCAGGCAATATATCTTCTCTCTGGATCTATTTGATCGCTCCGGTGGCAGGTGCTGCAGGTGCTACCTACACCTGGAAATGGATGCGGAGAAAATCCTGA
- a CDS encoding arsenite methyltransferase — METNDQIKQMVKEKYSRIALQDKETNSSSCCGATACCDSVYNIMADDYEKLKGYNPEADLGLGCGLPTQFAQIKHGDVVIDLGSGAGNDCFVARHECGAEGNVIGIDFTEAMIGKARMNAEKLGFHNVEFRQGDIEKMPVTSGVADVVISNCVLNLVPEKRKVFNEIFRVLKPGGHFSISDVVLVGELPEALKNEAEMYAGCVAGAIQKPDYLRMISEAGFTSVSLQKEKAIDIPENILRQYLNERGMEEWRSSGLGIFSITVFGKKESCCKPGGECC, encoded by the coding sequence ATGGAGACCAATGATCAGATTAAACAAATGGTAAAGGAGAAGTACAGCCGGATAGCGCTGCAGGATAAGGAAACGAATAGTAGTTCTTGCTGCGGTGCTACTGCCTGTTGCGACAGTGTTTATAACATCATGGCGGATGATTATGAAAAACTGAAGGGATACAATCCGGAAGCTGATTTGGGTCTGGGTTGTGGCTTACCCACGCAATTCGCTCAGATAAAACACGGCGATGTTGTAATTGATTTGGGAAGCGGCGCCGGTAACGATTGTTTTGTGGCCCGGCATGAGTGCGGTGCGGAGGGCAATGTAATTGGAATAGACTTCACGGAAGCGATGATCGGTAAGGCCAGGATGAACGCTGAAAAGCTGGGTTTTCATAATGTGGAATTCCGTCAGGGTGACATTGAAAAAATGCCTGTAACCTCAGGAGTGGCAGATGTGGTTATCAGTAACTGTGTGTTGAATCTTGTGCCGGAAAAAAGAAAGGTTTTTAATGAAATATTTCGCGTATTAAAACCGGGAGGACATTTTAGTATTTCCGATGTGGTATTGGTTGGAGAACTTCCGGAAGCTCTGAAAAACGAGGCGGAAATGTACGCGGGATGTGTTGCCGGAGCAATTCAGAAGCCGGATTACCTCCGGATGATCAGCGAAGCCGGATTTACTTCCGTAAGTCTGCAAAAGGAAAAAGCGATTGATATACCTGAAAACATACTCCGGCAGTATCTTAATGAAAGGGGAATGGAGGAGTGGAGAAGCTCGGGTTTGGGTATATTCAGTATCACGGTTTTTGGAAAAAAAGAATCCTGCTGCAAGCCAGGCGGCGAATGTTGTTGA
- a CDS encoding winged helix-turn-helix transcriptional regulator, with protein MGTSKADEFTVRDNRIARYAKALAHPARVAILQLLIKKQHCVCGDIVDELPLSQSTVSQHLKELKEAGLIKGDIEGVKVCYCIDGTEWEAAGKHLQGFFEAGVSKDKCCS; from the coding sequence ATGGGAACTTCAAAGGCGGATGAGTTTACAGTCAGGGATAACCGGATCGCGAGGTATGCGAAAGCACTGGCACATCCGGCACGGGTTGCCATCTTACAGTTACTTATTAAAAAGCAACATTGTGTATGCGGAGATATTGTAGATGAATTACCACTTTCCCAGAGTACAGTATCACAGCATTTGAAAGAACTTAAAGAAGCTGGACTCATCAAGGGCGATATTGAAGGAGTTAAAGTATGCTATTGCATAGACGGAACAGAGTGGGAAGCAGCGGGGAAACACCTGCAAGGCTTTTTCGAAGCAGGTGTAAGTAAGGACAAATGCTGTTCCTGA
- a CDS encoding DUF2238 domain-containing protein: protein MLLSAGAFLAIWISTLAGTSDYANWILENTLVILFAGFLILTYRRYQFSDLSYLLFCIYLAGHVYGSKYTYAENPLGYWLKDQMGLERNHYDRIIHFSFGFLLAYPLRELFLTWLKFPSWVAWTLPIEITLSVSGIYELIEWAVADVFFPEQGMAYLGTQGDIWDAQKDMALATGGALLATTIVSLMKRFFWNTQSKGKG, encoded by the coding sequence ATGCTGCTCTCTGCAGGGGCTTTCCTTGCGATTTGGATTTCCACGCTGGCCGGAACCAGCGATTATGCGAACTGGATACTCGAGAATACCCTTGTGATCCTGTTTGCAGGATTTCTCATTCTAACCTACCGGAGATACCAGTTCAGTGATTTATCCTATCTCTTGTTCTGTATCTATCTTGCCGGGCATGTTTATGGCTCAAAATATACGTATGCTGAAAATCCTTTGGGCTATTGGCTCAAAGATCAGATGGGTTTGGAGCGAAACCATTACGACCGTATTATCCACTTCAGTTTCGGGTTCCTGCTGGCCTACCCCTTGCGTGAGCTTTTTCTCACATGGTTAAAATTTCCATCCTGGGTAGCCTGGACCCTTCCGATTGAGATTACTCTTTCTGTAAGTGGTATTTATGAGCTGATCGAATGGGCTGTTGCAGATGTTTTTTTTCCGGAACAGGGAATGGCCTATCTCGGAACCCAGGGAGATATTTGGGATGCTCAGAAGGACATGGCGCTGGCAACCGGCGGAGCGCTGCTTGCTACTACAATTGTTTCGCTGATGAAACGATTTTTCTGGAACACACAGAGCAAGGGTAAAGGCTGA
- a CDS encoding FAD-binding protein — MLTLDLRVLPGEHENEELLLRLACAAAGVKSTGYRIRVIKRSLDARSRTPRYQIRVEIYSPGEPLPVSIFLPLQDVHGKEPVIIIGSGPAGLFAALTLARNGRKPVILERGKTVRDRRRSLVEITRNHTVDPDSNYCFGEGGAGTYSDGKLYTRSVKRGSVQNILEDLVHFGANGNILSDAHPHIGTDKLPEIIENIRVGLTTAGAEYHFGTRVNDFLLRDGKIRGVRCLNGKEFTASEVILATGHSARDIFELVHEKGLTVEAKPFALGVRVEHPQEMIDQMQYHCDTRGPYLPPASYSLVAQSEHRGVFSFCMCPGGIIAPCATSPGEIVTNGWSPSGRNNPFANSGIVVEIREQDFGKAHPLAAMIFQKNIEQKAWDAGGRSQAAPAQKLMDFLSGKISASLPKTSYTPGVNSTDLAAILPPFVTKALRNGFREFGKKWKGYLTNEAVLHAVESRTSSPVRIPRNPDTLQHPQAEGLYPCGEGAGYAGGIISAAMDGVRVAGCILRK; from the coding sequence ATGCTTACTCTGGATCTCAGGGTTTTGCCCGGAGAACATGAAAATGAAGAACTGCTGCTGAGACTGGCCTGTGCTGCCGCCGGTGTTAAGTCGACCGGTTACCGTATCCGAGTCATCAAACGCTCCCTCGATGCCCGTAGCCGTACCCCGAGGTACCAGATCAGGGTGGAGATCTATTCCCCGGGGGAGCCGCTTCCCGTATCCATCTTTCTTCCCCTACAGGATGTACACGGAAAAGAACCGGTTATAATAATCGGAAGCGGGCCGGCGGGACTCTTTGCCGCACTAACCCTTGCCCGTAACGGCCGGAAACCAGTGATTCTGGAACGCGGAAAAACTGTACGTGACCGACGACGAAGCCTGGTTGAAATAACACGTAACCACACGGTAGATCCCGACTCAAATTACTGTTTTGGGGAAGGAGGCGCAGGTACCTATTCAGACGGAAAACTCTATACACGTTCTGTGAAGCGCGGTTCTGTTCAGAACATTTTGGAAGATCTGGTGCATTTCGGGGCAAATGGAAACATTCTCAGCGATGCACATCCGCATATCGGAACAGATAAGTTACCCGAAATCATTGAAAATATACGCGTGGGTCTCACCACTGCAGGTGCGGAATATCATTTCGGTACACGCGTCAATGATTTCCTTCTCCGTGATGGAAAAATCCGTGGCGTGCGGTGCCTGAATGGTAAAGAATTTACGGCCTCTGAAGTGATTCTTGCCACAGGTCATTCCGCCAGAGATATTTTTGAACTCGTACATGAAAAAGGGCTGACCGTGGAGGCTAAACCGTTCGCGCTTGGTGTGCGGGTAGAACATCCACAGGAAATGATTGACCAGATGCAATACCATTGCGATACCAGGGGACCCTATTTGCCTCCTGCCTCCTACTCACTGGTTGCACAGTCAGAGCACAGGGGTGTTTTTTCATTTTGCATGTGTCCGGGTGGAATCATCGCCCCCTGCGCAACTTCGCCGGGCGAGATCGTAACCAACGGGTGGTCACCTTCCGGAAGAAATAACCCGTTTGCCAATTCAGGTATTGTGGTTGAGATCCGGGAACAGGACTTTGGAAAAGCTCATCCGCTTGCAGCCATGATTTTTCAAAAAAACATAGAGCAAAAAGCCTGGGATGCGGGAGGAAGGTCACAGGCGGCCCCTGCTCAAAAGCTCATGGACTTCCTTTCAGGAAAAATTTCTGCCAGCCTTCCCAAAACATCGTATACCCCCGGCGTCAATTCCACGGACCTGGCAGCTATATTACCTCCGTTTGTTACGAAAGCTTTACGTAACGGGTTCAGGGAATTCGGAAAAAAATGGAAAGGTTACCTTACGAATGAGGCTGTGCTGCATGCCGTAGAATCGCGAACATCTTCTCCTGTGCGTATTCCCCGCAATCCCGATACTCTGCAACATCCGCAGGCAGAAGGCCTTTATCCCTGCGGAGAAGGGGCCGGATACGCCGGAGGCATCATTTCTGCCGCCATGGACGGAGTTCGCGTTGCTGGATGTATTCTCAGGAAATAA
- a CDS encoding ABC transporter ATPase, translating into MSLQSLPAHARIWIYQSPRPLTDGEIRFINEVSLPFLKEWTSHKMSMDAALEVRHERFVILAVDEQTAPASGCGIDDSIRFIKAVSDKMGLDLLDRSLVYFRKGDAIASVSLSDLGNGEVKPDTIVFNNLIERLGAIHNAWEVKAKDCWVGNFIS; encoded by the coding sequence ATGTCACTTCAGTCGCTGCCAGCCCACGCCCGTATATGGATCTATCAAAGCCCACGCCCGCTTACAGACGGAGAGATCCGTTTTATCAATGAAGTTTCTTTGCCTTTTCTGAAGGAATGGACTTCCCACAAAATGTCTATGGATGCTGCGCTGGAAGTGCGGCATGAACGTTTCGTTATACTGGCAGTAGATGAGCAGACCGCACCGGCAAGTGGTTGCGGAATAGATGACTCCATTCGTTTTATAAAGGCAGTTTCTGATAAAATGGGGCTTGATCTTCTGGACCGCAGTCTGGTTTATTTTCGAAAGGGAGATGCAATAGCTTCTGTTTCTCTCTCTGATTTAGGCAATGGTGAGGTGAAACCGGACACAATCGTTTTCAACAATCTCATAGAGAGACTTGGAGCTATTCATAATGCCTGGGAAGTAAAGGCGAAGGATTGCTGGGTAGGAAATTTTATTTCCTGA
- a CDS encoding (Fe-S)-binding protein, whose product MNVRTYAEFVASGETPEILFWVGCSGSFDERAKKITRAIARILEHCQIKFAILGSEEGCTGDPAKRAGNEFLFQMQAMANIQTMNAYGVKKIVTGCPHCFNTLKNEYPELGGVYEVLHHTQLVQQLLDDGRLKAEGGAFKGKKIVYHDPCYLGRANEVYEAPREVLKRLDADLEEMKRSKEKGFCCGAGGAQMFKEAEKGSKEVNIERSEEALSHQPDVIAVGCPFCMTMITDGVKHFNKEGTTRVLDIAEIISPDHPA is encoded by the coding sequence ATGAATGTGCGTACATATGCTGAATTCGTAGCCTCCGGAGAAACTCCCGAAATTCTCTTTTGGGTGGGATGCTCAGGGAGTTTTGATGAACGCGCAAAAAAGATCACCCGGGCCATTGCCCGGATATTAGAGCATTGCCAGATTAAATTTGCGATTTTAGGTTCTGAGGAAGGATGTACAGGCGATCCGGCAAAACGGGCGGGCAATGAATTCCTGTTTCAGATGCAGGCCATGGCGAACATTCAGACAATGAACGCCTATGGGGTAAAGAAGATTGTTACCGGCTGCCCGCATTGCTTTAACACACTGAAGAATGAATACCCTGAACTGGGTGGCGTTTATGAGGTACTTCATCACACACAGCTGGTTCAGCAATTGCTGGATGACGGAAGGCTGAAGGCCGAGGGTGGTGCATTCAAGGGAAAGAAGATCGTCTATCATGATCCCTGTTACCTGGGCAGAGCCAATGAAGTGTATGAGGCTCCGAGAGAAGTGCTGAAGCGACTGGATGCAGACCTGGAAGAAATGAAACGTTCAAAGGAAAAAGGATTCTGCTGCGGCGCAGGCGGTGCACAAATGTTTAAGGAAGCAGAGAAGGGAAGCAAGGAGGTGAATATTGAACGCAGCGAAGAGGCACTTTCCCATCAGCCGGATGTAATCGCTGTTGGGTGCCCGTTCTGTATGACTATGATAACCGATGGTGTGAAACATTTTAATAAGGAAGGAACGACCCGGGTGCTTGATATTGCAGAGATTATTTCCCCCGATCACCCTGCCTGA
- a CDS encoding phosphoheptose isomerase produces MKLFEKFENGKKISPTLPAHVKNFLIDIDGTVGDDIPNEEPWRMGEAAHYPDALEQCNRWHEEGHIITFFTSRTEEHREVTERWLNKCGFKFHGLLMGKPRGGNYHWIDNHIVRATRFTGKFTGLVEKEVTIQVFENKE; encoded by the coding sequence ATGAAGTTGTTTGAAAAATTTGAAAACGGCAAGAAGATATCTCCCACGCTGCCTGCGCATGTAAAGAATTTTCTGATTGATATTGATGGCACGGTGGGAGATGATATTCCCAATGAGGAGCCCTGGCGAATGGGGGAGGCCGCACATTATCCGGATGCACTGGAGCAATGCAACAGATGGCATGAAGAAGGACATATAATTACCTTTTTTACCTCCCGCACAGAAGAGCACAGGGAGGTTACTGAGCGCTGGCTGAACAAATGCGGATTTAAGTTTCACGGATTGCTGATGGGGAAACCCCGGGGAGGGAATTATCACTGGATTGATAATCACATAGTGAGGGCAACACGCTTCACAGGAAAGTTTACCGGGCTGGTAGAGAAGGAAGTAACGATCCAGGTTTTTGAAAATAAGGAATGA
- a CDS encoding (Fe-S)-binding protein has product MGITNAVFIILFLGAVILFWRNAGKIARNIRLGKPADRSDRMGARWNLMFLVAMGQKKMFSRPLPALLHFFVYAGFILINVEVVEMIVDGATGSHRFLSVLGGMYPFMLSFFEILAGLVTLGCILFLVRRNLGRIHRFTMKELDGWPRTDANLILCTEIVLMTAYYFMNAADRSLYLMGNPHYSVDTGNLPLSGLLAPLLSGFSEQSLIIVERSGWWIHMVGILFFLNYIVISKHLHIVISFPNVFYSSLHPKGKFTNPVNVTNEVRAILDPSFTPPPADPQAAGRFGAKDVMDLSWKQLMDAYSCTECGRCTSACPANLTGKMLSPRKIMMSTRDRLEEVGKNVDKNGKFTDDGKSLLHDYITPEELWACTSCNACTQECPVTIDPLGIIVEMRRFLVMEQSAAPQELNMMFTNIENNGAPWQFAQADRGNWKNTE; this is encoded by the coding sequence ATGGGAATAACCAATGCGGTTTTTATTATTCTTTTTCTTGGAGCAGTTATTCTTTTCTGGCGTAATGCAGGAAAGATCGCAAGAAATATCCGGCTGGGTAAGCCTGCGGATCGCAGTGACCGGATGGGTGCGCGATGGAATTTGATGTTTTTAGTTGCGATGGGACAGAAAAAAATGTTTTCCCGTCCCCTCCCGGCCTTGTTACATTTTTTTGTTTACGCCGGATTTATTCTCATCAACGTTGAAGTAGTGGAAATGATAGTGGATGGTGCCACCGGTTCGCACCGCTTTCTTTCCGTTCTTGGAGGAATGTACCCTTTTATGCTGTCATTTTTCGAAATACTGGCCGGTTTGGTAACGCTGGGATGTATCCTCTTTCTGGTACGCAGAAACCTGGGACGTATTCACCGGTTCACTATGAAGGAACTGGACGGCTGGCCAAGAACGGATGCGAATCTGATCCTTTGTACCGAAATTGTATTAATGACCGCTTATTACTTTATGAATGCGGCCGACCGGAGCTTGTACCTGATGGGCAACCCGCATTACAGTGTTGATACCGGGAATCTGCCACTGAGTGGCTTACTGGCTCCGCTGCTTTCGGGCTTTTCAGAGCAGTCCCTGATCATTGTAGAGCGAAGTGGATGGTGGATTCACATGGTGGGCATCCTCTTTTTCCTTAACTATATTGTTATTTCCAAGCATCTGCATATTGTTATCTCTTTTCCAAACGTTTTCTATTCCAGCCTGCATCCAAAAGGGAAGTTTACAAACCCGGTTAATGTAACGAACGAAGTTAGAGCCATATTGGATCCGTCCTTTACGCCACCTCCTGCAGACCCTCAGGCCGCCGGTCGGTTCGGAGCGAAGGATGTAATGGATCTTAGCTGGAAGCAACTGATGGATGCCTACAGCTGCACCGAGTGCGGAAGGTGTACATCAGCATGTCCGGCCAATCTTACCGGTAAAATGCTATCTCCCCGGAAGATCATGATGAGCACGCGCGACCGGCTGGAGGAAGTAGGAAAGAATGTAGATAAGAACGGAAAATTTACAGATGATGGGAAAAGTCTGCTTCATGATTATATCACTCCCGAAGAGTTATGGGCCTGTACTTCCTGCAATGCCTGTACGCAGGAGTGTCCTGTAACGATTGACCCGCTTGGAATTATTGTCGAAATGCGCAGGTTCCTGGTGATGGAGCAAAGTGCTGCTCCGCAGGAACTGAATATGATGTTTACAAACATTGAGAATAACGGTGCACCATGGCAATTTGCACAGGCTGACCGCGGTAACTGGAAGAATACTGAATAA
- a CDS encoding MCE family protein, which produces MKISKELKTGILVTITIGLGIWGFNLLKGRNLFSNEIELYSVYSNVNGLMGSNPVLLNGYQIGMVRDVYLHPDHSGKLVVKFVITETDFPIQDSASAEIISSDILGSKAINIVMRKGARNVVNGDTLAGTIEKGLGEQVNEQILPLKKKAEGLISSIDSIMLIVQAILNQDARASLTSSFESIKKALATFEKTAIKIDDMVESERSKLSMILSKVENITSTISKNDDQITKAMNNLSNISDSIAKSNLIGTINNTNKTLEETSKLLEKVNKGEGSLGMLLHDKKLYNDLDSASVSLNRLLEDMQKHPGDYFSVFGKKRKAKKKKN; this is translated from the coding sequence ATGAAGATAAGCAAGGAACTGAAAACCGGCATCCTGGTAACCATCACCATCGGATTGGGTATTTGGGGATTTAATCTGCTGAAAGGCCGTAATTTGTTTTCCAATGAGATTGAACTTTACTCAGTTTATTCCAATGTCAACGGCCTCATGGGAAGTAACCCCGTTCTGCTGAACGGGTATCAGATCGGAATGGTTCGTGACGTGTACCTTCATCCGGACCACAGCGGCAAATTGGTTGTTAAATTCGTGATTACAGAGACTGACTTTCCTATTCAGGATAGTGCATCAGCGGAAATTATCAGTTCAGATATTCTTGGATCCAAGGCGATTAATATTGTCATGAGAAAGGGTGCACGGAATGTGGTGAACGGGGATACGCTTGCCGGAACAATCGAAAAGGGACTGGGGGAACAGGTGAACGAACAGATTTTACCCCTAAAGAAAAAGGCAGAAGGTTTGATTTCTTCTATCGATTCTATTATGCTCATCGTGCAGGCCATTCTTAATCAGGATGCGCGTGCCAGTCTAACCTCCAGTTTTGAATCGATAAAAAAGGCACTGGCAACATTTGAAAAAACGGCTATTAAAATAGATGACATGGTGGAGTCGGAACGGTCTAAGCTTTCCATGATCCTTTCCAAAGTCGAGAATATTACCTCCACCATATCAAAAAATGACGACCAGATTACCAAGGCAATGAACAACCTGAGCAATATATCGGATTCGATCGCGAAGTCTAACCTGATCGGAACCATTAATAACACAAATAAAACCCTGGAGGAAACATCTAAGCTGCTTGAAAAGGTGAACAAAGGCGAAGGAAGCCTTGGTATGTTGCTGCATGATAAAAAACTGTATAATGACCTGGATTCCGCCTCTGTTAGCCTGAATCGTCTCCTGGAAGATATGCAAAAGCACCCGGGCGATTACTTCAGTGTGTTCGGAAAAAAACGTAAGGCAAAGAAAAAGAAAAATTAA
- a CDS encoding N-acetylmuramoyl-L-alanine amidase: MFRALYLRVALIAVIISGLSGASFSPKITPAPLYGIRTVCIDAGHGGKDPGCHGSAYKEKEVSLAIALKLGKLIEQHLKDVKVVYTRKTDVFVELNDRAGIANKAKADLFICIHCNSACVRDKKTKKDICKQEVHGAETYVMGLHKTNANLDVAKRENAAILLEDDYKKKYDGFDPDSDEGYILMNLTQNAYLENSLSFAAKAQKQFKTLAGRHDKGVKQAGFLVLWKTAMPSVLIESGYLTNGVEHDFLGSEEGQTYMATSIFRALREYKDEIEGRQVTYNDEPEKMKAYIPVIKPDVKPDSVLKNPPVDTLVVKKDTVRPVEPAPQVKPNVIFKVQFHTSATKLPDDAPKLKGVKEWSGVEEKGIWKYMSGEFIKPEDAVKRQKELKDLGFKDAFLVAYKDGMKIPYGEAVKLIKD; encoded by the coding sequence ATGTTCCGGGCATTGTATCTTAGGGTAGCCCTGATTGCCGTAATTATAAGCGGCCTTTCGGGAGCATCCTTTTCACCAAAAATCACGCCAGCGCCGTTATATGGCATACGAACGGTTTGCATTGACGCGGGGCATGGCGGAAAGGATCCCGGTTGCCACGGTTCAGCCTATAAGGAGAAGGAGGTTTCTCTCGCCATTGCCCTGAAACTCGGTAAACTCATCGAACAACACCTGAAGGATGTGAAGGTGGTTTACACAAGAAAAACGGATGTTTTCGTGGAGCTGAATGACAGAGCCGGGATCGCTAATAAGGCAAAAGCCGATCTTTTTATTTGTATTCATTGCAATTCAGCCTGTGTGCGCGATAAGAAGACAAAGAAAGATATCTGCAAGCAGGAAGTGCACGGTGCTGAAACTTATGTTATGGGATTGCATAAAACCAATGCAAACCTCGATGTTGCAAAAAGAGAGAATGCGGCAATCCTTCTTGAAGATGATTATAAAAAGAAATATGACGGGTTTGATCCGGATTCTGATGAAGGGTACATTCTGATGAACCTCACGCAGAACGCCTATCTGGAAAATTCGCTCAGTTTTGCGGCAAAAGCCCAGAAACAATTTAAAACACTTGCCGGCAGACACGACAAAGGAGTAAAACAGGCCGGTTTTCTCGTTCTCTGGAAAACGGCAATGCCTTCGGTGCTGATTGAATCCGGGTATCTTACCAATGGAGTGGAACACGACTTCCTCGGATCGGAGGAAGGTCAGACCTATATGGCCACCAGTATCTTCAGAGCTTTACGCGAATATAAAGATGAAATCGAAGGAAGGCAAGTGACATACAACGATGAGCCGGAGAAAATGAAGGCGTATATCCCGGTCATAAAGCCCGATGTGAAGCCGGACAGCGTACTCAAGAATCCCCCGGTAGACACCCTGGTGGTTAAGAAAGATACCGTGCGCCCCGTGGAACCCGCTCCACAGGTCAAACCAAACGTGATCTTCAAAGTCCAGTTCCATACATCCGCTACTAAACTGCCTGATGATGCACCAAAACTGAAAGGAGTGAAGGAATGGTCGGGCGTAGAGGAGAAAGGTATTTGGAAATATATGTCGGGAGAATTCATTAAACCTGAGGATGCTGTTAAACGGCAGAAGGAACTGAAGGACCTGGGATTTAAGGACGCATTTCTGGTCGCTTACAAGGATGGAATGAAGATCCCGTACGGAGAAGCTGTGAAATTGATAAAAGACTAA